A portion of the Staphylococcus felis genome contains these proteins:
- a CDS encoding YbaB/EbfC family nucleoid-associated protein, producing MRGGGNMQQMMKQMQKMQKKMADEQEKLKEEKVEGTAGGGMVKVVVTGHKEVVDVVINEEVVDPEDVEMLQDLVLAATNEAMNKADELTAERLGKHTKGLNIPGMM from the coding sequence ATGCGCGGTGGCGGTAATATGCAACAAATGATGAAACAAATGCAAAAAATGCAAAAGAAAATGGCTGATGAACAAGAAAAGCTCAAAGAAGAAAAAGTAGAAGGTACTGCTGGTGGCGGTATGGTCAAAGTTGTTGTAACAGGCCATAAAGAAGTTGTTGATGTTGTCATCAATGAGGAAGTAGTAGATCCAGAAGATGTAGAAATGTTACAAGATTTAGTATTAGCAGCGACAAACGAAGCGATGAACAAAGCAGATGAACTGACAGCAGAACGTTTAGGTAAGCATACTAAAGGTCTTAACATTCCAGGAATGATGTAA
- the recR gene encoding recombination mediator RecR yields the protein MHYPGPISKLIDSFMKLPGIGPKTAQRLAFHVLDMKEDDVVQFAKALVDVKRELTYCSICGHITEQDPCYICEDKQRDRSIICVVESDKDVIAMEKMKEYKGLYHVLHGTISPMDGIGPEDINIPSLVDRLKDENIKELILAMNPNLEGESTAMYISRLVKPLGIRVTRLAQGLSVGGDLEYADEVTLSKAITGRTEM from the coding sequence ATGCATTATCCCGGACCAATATCTAAACTTATCGATAGTTTCATGAAATTGCCAGGCATTGGTCCAAAGACGGCTCAACGTCTGGCTTTTCATGTATTAGATATGAAAGAAGACGATGTCGTACAGTTTGCAAAAGCACTCGTAGATGTTAAAAGAGAGTTAACGTACTGCAGTATTTGTGGCCATATCACTGAACAGGATCCTTGCTATATTTGTGAGGATAAACAGAGAGATCGCTCTATTATTTGTGTGGTTGAAAGTGATAAAGATGTGATTGCCATGGAAAAAATGAAAGAATATAAGGGGCTTTATCATGTTCTACATGGTACGATTTCTCCAATGGATGGGATAGGGCCTGAAGATATTAATATTCCAAGTTTGGTCGATCGTTTAAAAGATGAAAACATCAAAGAATTGATACTCGCAATGAACCCTAACTTAGAAGGCGAATCAACAGCTATGTATATTTCTAGATTGGTTAAACCTTTAGGAATTCGTGTTACACGTTTAGCTCAAGGGCTATCGGTAGGCGGAGATTTGGAATATGCTGATGAGGTGACGCTTTCTAAAGCGATTACAGGTCGTACAGAAATGTAG